A single Parabacteroides timonensis DNA region contains:
- the thrS gene encoding threonine--tRNA ligase — MIKITFPDNSVREYAEGTTAMQIAESISSRLAQEVLAASVNGETWDLTRPIMQDSTVNLLKWDDEEGKHAFWHSSAHLMAEALQELYPGIKFGIGPAIENGFYYDVDPGEATIKEGDFAAIEAKMLELVARKEEIKRQDITKADAMKMFGDRGEEYKTELISELEDGKITTYTQGSFTDLCRGPHLPNTSYLKAVKILSVAGAYWRGDEKRKQLVRLYGITFPKKKMLDEYLALLEEAKKRDHRKIGKELELFTFSTAVGAGLPLWLPRGTQLRLKLEDFLKRIQKKYGYQQVMTPHIGAKQLYVTSGHYAKYGKDSFQPIHTPQEGEEFLLKPMNCPHHCEIFKSFPRSYKDLPLRFAEFGTVYRYEQSGELHGLTRVRGFTQDDAHLFCRPDQLKDEFLKVMDIIFIIFKALDFENFEAQISLRDKVNRDKYIGSEDNWEKAETAIIEACQEKGLKAKIEYGEAAFYGPKLDFMVKDAIGRRWQLGTIQVDYNLPERFELEYTGEDNKKHRPVMIHRAPFGSMERFVAVLIEHTGGKFPLWLTPDQVCIMPISEKFNDYAWDIARQLEEQDIRVLVDDRNEKIGRKIRDNELKRIPYMLIVGEKEAENNEVSVRKQGEGDKGSMKIATFAALLNDEVEDMMNRWQKNNK; from the coding sequence ATGATAAAGATTACATTTCCGGATAATTCCGTAAGAGAGTATGCCGAAGGAACTACTGCAATGCAGATTGCAGAAAGTATCAGTTCCCGTTTGGCTCAGGAAGTTTTGGCCGCAAGTGTGAATGGAGAAACATGGGATTTGACTCGCCCTATTATGCAGGATTCGACAGTGAATCTGTTAAAATGGGATGACGAAGAAGGTAAACATGCATTCTGGCACTCAAGTGCCCACCTGATGGCAGAAGCCCTGCAGGAACTTTATCCTGGCATCAAATTCGGTATCGGTCCGGCTATCGAGAATGGATTCTACTACGATGTGGATCCGGGTGAAGCTACAATTAAAGAAGGCGATTTTGCAGCTATTGAAGCAAAAATGCTTGAACTGGTAGCCAGAAAAGAAGAAATCAAACGTCAGGACATTACCAAGGCAGATGCCATGAAAATGTTCGGTGACAGAGGTGAAGAATATAAAACTGAGTTGATCAGTGAATTGGAAGATGGCAAGATTACCACCTATACACAAGGCTCTTTTACCGACCTGTGTCGTGGTCCGCATTTGCCTAACACTTCTTACCTGAAAGCTGTTAAGATTCTGAGTGTAGCTGGTGCTTACTGGCGTGGTGATGAAAAACGTAAACAGCTGGTACGTCTGTATGGTATCACTTTCCCGAAAAAGAAAATGTTGGATGAATATCTGGCATTATTGGAAGAAGCGAAGAAACGTGACCACCGTAAAATCGGTAAGGAACTGGAATTGTTTACATTCTCTACTGCAGTAGGAGCAGGTTTACCTTTGTGGTTACCTCGCGGTACTCAGTTGCGTTTGAAACTGGAAGATTTCCTGAAACGCATTCAGAAGAAATACGGTTACCAGCAAGTGATGACTCCGCATATTGGAGCCAAGCAGTTGTATGTAACATCAGGTCACTATGCAAAATACGGTAAGGATTCATTCCAGCCGATCCATACTCCGCAGGAAGGTGAAGAGTTCCTGTTGAAACCGATGAACTGTCCTCACCACTGTGAGATTTTCAAATCGTTCCCACGTTCATACAAAGATCTGCCTCTTCGTTTTGCAGAGTTCGGTACCGTATACCGTTATGAACAAAGTGGCGAGTTGCACGGTTTGACAAGGGTGCGTGGATTTACCCAGGACGATGCTCACTTGTTCTGCCGTCCGGATCAGTTGAAGGATGAATTCCTGAAAGTAATGGATATTATCTTTATTATCTTTAAGGCTCTTGATTTTGAAAACTTCGAAGCACAGATCTCTTTACGTGATAAAGTAAACAGAGATAAATATATCGGCTCGGAAGATAATTGGGAAAAGGCTGAAACCGCTATCATCGAAGCTTGTCAGGAAAAAGGCCTGAAAGCGAAGATCGAATATGGTGAAGCTGCATTCTATGGTCCGAAGCTCGACTTTATGGTGAAAGATGCTATCGGCCGTCGTTGGCAGCTGGGAACAATCCAGGTGGACTATAATCTACCGGAACGTTTCGAACTGGAATATACCGGAGAAGATAATAAAAAGCATCGTCCCGTAATGATTCACCGTGCACCGTTCGGATCTATGGAACGTTTTGTTGCCGTATTGATCGAACATACCGGCGGTAAGTTCCCGTTGTGGTTGACTCCGGATCAGGTATGTATCATGCCTATCAGCGAAAAGTTCAATGATTATGCATGGGATATTGCCCGTCAATTGGAAGAACAGGATATCCGTGTATTGGTAGATGATAGAAATGAAAAAATTGGCCGTAAAATTCGTGATAACGAATTGAAACGTATTCCTTATATGCTCATTGTCGGAGAAAAAGAAGCAGAAAATAATGAAGTTTCTGTAAGAAAACAAGGTGAAGGTGATAAAGGTTCGATGAAAATTGCTACCTTTGCAGCGCTTTTGAACGATGAAGTAGAGGACATGATGAATCGTTGGCAGAAAAATAATAAGTAA
- a CDS encoding glycoside hydrolase family 20 protein, whose translation MLLPKQSLMTMTGVAVACSLFLFACSPKETVQLNVIPLPAQVSASGGFFKADSAAVFSFEKPANVHFIVDESLGGNPEGYQLTVNEKGIDLKAATEAGLFYGEQTLRQLFSPQGFPYVTIQDEPRFKYRGMHLDVSRHFFPKEEVFKLLDVMSFYKLNNLHLHLTDAGGWRIQMDKYPKLTTETAFRTESDWRKWWDGKDRKYLPEGTPGAYGGYYTKDDIRAIVAYAASKHINIIPEIEFPGHSEEVLFAYPELSCSGIPYKNGDFCIGNPQSFTFMENVLDEVIELFPSEYIHIGGDEAGKGAWKTCPKCQALMKKNGMKSVDELQSYMIHKAEDYLISKNRKLIGWDEILEGGLAPEATVMSWRGESGGIKSARMGHDVIMTPGNYMYFDFYQADPKTQPYAIGGYTPIKKVYSYNPVPADSLTAEESKHIMGVQANTWTEYIQDEKHLEYMMYPRALALAEIAWSPQEKREWEDFKPRMNAHIGKLQQMGINTFTLSDELEVTMKVDTVNRQIEVFLDAEKYPAEIRYTTDGTVPTASSILYDGMIMVKDSAYIKAAIFKNGELKGSPTEKKVDYHRGINKPIHYNSKLYPGYMAGGMNALLDGYRGGLTYLDGRWQGYLNDLDCVIDMEETTDIHKVSARFMQLIGPGVYQPASVELLTSEDGTNFTSQGIIPTTASNKDPELSFQEYTFNGEWKARYVRLKAVEANNGFIFVDEIVVW comes from the coding sequence ATGTTACTGCCAAAACAATCGCTCATGACGATGACAGGTGTCGCCGTAGCGTGTTCTTTGTTTCTTTTTGCTTGCTCTCCGAAAGAGACAGTGCAACTGAACGTAATCCCGCTGCCTGCACAGGTCAGCGCATCGGGAGGTTTCTTTAAAGCTGATAGTGCTGCAGTCTTCTCTTTTGAAAAACCTGCAAATGTCCATTTTATTGTGGATGAATCATTAGGTGGAAATCCGGAAGGATATCAACTTACAGTCAATGAAAAGGGTATCGACTTGAAAGCGGCTACCGAAGCGGGCCTGTTCTATGGTGAACAGACACTCCGCCAGTTGTTCTCACCGCAGGGTTTTCCTTATGTTACCATACAGGATGAACCCCGTTTCAAGTATCGTGGGATGCACCTGGATGTGTCGCGCCATTTCTTCCCGAAAGAAGAGGTCTTTAAATTGTTGGATGTAATGTCTTTTTATAAATTGAATAACCTTCACCTTCACCTTACGGATGCCGGTGGCTGGCGTATCCAGATGGATAAATATCCTAAACTGACAACAGAAACCGCTTTCCGTACAGAATCCGACTGGAGGAAGTGGTGGGATGGAAAAGATCGTAAATACCTGCCGGAAGGAACTCCGGGAGCTTATGGAGGCTACTATACCAAAGACGATATCCGTGCGATTGTTGCCTATGCCGCCTCCAAACATATTAATATAATACCCGAGATCGAGTTTCCGGGTCACTCGGAAGAGGTCCTGTTTGCATATCCGGAATTGAGTTGTTCGGGTATACCTTATAAGAATGGTGATTTCTGTATCGGTAATCCCCAGTCATTTACTTTTATGGAGAATGTACTGGATGAAGTGATCGAGCTATTCCCTTCCGAATATATTCATATCGGTGGTGATGAAGCGGGTAAAGGTGCCTGGAAGACCTGCCCGAAATGTCAGGCTTTGATGAAAAAGAACGGAATGAAGAGTGTCGACGAACTTCAGAGTTATATGATCCATAAGGCTGAAGATTATCTGATTTCTAAAAATCGTAAACTGATCGGTTGGGATGAAATCCTTGAAGGCGGTCTGGCTCCTGAGGCAACCGTTATGTCCTGGCGCGGTGAAAGTGGTGGAATTAAATCAGCCCGTATGGGACATGATGTAATCATGACGCCTGGTAACTATATGTATTTCGATTTCTATCAGGCAGATCCTAAAACGCAACCGTATGCCATTGGCGGATATACTCCGATTAAAAAAGTATATAGCTATAACCCGGTTCCGGCGGATTCGCTTACGGCTGAAGAGAGCAAACATATTATGGGAGTTCAAGCCAATACCTGGACGGAATATATTCAGGATGAAAAGCATTTGGAATATATGATGTATCCGCGTGCCCTGGCTTTGGCTGAGATAGCCTGGTCACCTCAGGAAAAGCGTGAATGGGAAGACTTCAAGCCACGCATGAATGCCCATATCGGAAAATTACAACAAATGGGTATTAATACATTTACCCTTTCTGACGAACTTGAAGTAACGATGAAGGTCGACACGGTCAATAGACAGATCGAAGTCTTTCTGGATGCAGAAAAGTATCCGGCTGAAATTCGTTACACAACAGACGGAACTGTTCCGACTGCTTCTTCCATCCTTTACGATGGTATGATTATGGTAAAAGATTCAGCTTATATCAAAGCGGCTATCTTTAAAAATGGAGAGTTAAAAGGTTCTCCGACCGAAAAGAAAGTCGATTATCATCGCGGTATCAACAAACCTATACATTATAATAGTAAGCTATACCCCGGTTATATGGCCGGTGGCATGAATGCCCTGCTTGACGGATACCGTGGTGGACTAACCTATCTGGACGGTCGTTGGCAAGGCTATCTGAACGATTTGGACTGTGTGATCGATATGGAAGAGACAACCGATATCCATAAAGTTTCAGCCCGCTTCATGCAACTGATCGGTCCGGGAGTGTATCAACCGGCCAGTGTGGAGCTGCTTACATCTGAAGATGGAACCAATTTCACCTCTCAGGGCATTATTCCGACAACAGCATCTAACAAAGATCCGGAGCTATCTTTCCAGGAATATACTTTTAATGGTGAATGGAAAGCTCGTTATGTCCGCCTGAAGGCTGTCGAAGCCAACAATGGATTTATTTTTGTTGACGAGATCGTCGTTTGGTAA
- the infC gene encoding translation initiation factor IF-3: protein MKNDNLKEQYRINERIRVREVRLVGDNVEPGVYPISQALKIAEDLGLDLVEISPNAAPPVCRVTDYQKFLYQQKKRQKEQKAKSVKVVVKEIRFGPQTDDHDYNFKLKHAKGFLEEGAKVKAYVFFKGRSILFKEQGEVLLLRFANDLEEFGKVEQLPVLEGKRMIIMLTPKKAGAPAAAPKPANAAGPAKPVVKKVITLKPKTESEANENKE, encoded by the coding sequence ATGAAGAATGACAATCTGAAAGAACAGTACAGAATCAACGAACGTATTCGTGTTCGTGAAGTTCGTTTAGTAGGTGACAATGTAGAACCGGGTGTGTACCCGATCTCTCAGGCATTAAAAATTGCCGAAGATCTGGGACTTGATCTGGTAGAAATTTCACCCAATGCTGCGCCCCCCGTTTGTAGAGTAACCGATTACCAGAAATTCCTCTATCAGCAGAAAAAAAGACAGAAAGAGCAGAAAGCCAAGTCAGTTAAGGTTGTAGTGAAGGAGATTCGTTTCGGACCTCAGACTGACGATCATGATTATAACTTTAAGTTGAAGCATGCCAAAGGATTTCTGGAAGAAGGAGCAAAGGTTAAAGCGTATGTGTTCTTTAAAGGACGTTCCATTCTTTTCAAAGAGCAGGGAGAAGTATTATTACTTCGTTTTGCCAATGATCTGGAAGAGTTTGGTAAGGTTGAGCAATTACCGGTATTGGAAGGGAAGCGTATGATTATCATGCTGACACCTAAAAAGGCCGGAGCTCCGGCAGCTGCACCGAAACCGGCAAATGCAGCAGGACCTGCAAAACCTGTGGTGAAGAAAGTTATAACTCTGAAGCCTAAGACTGAGTCTGAGGCTAACGAAAATAAAGAATAA
- the rpmI gene encoding 50S ribosomal protein L35: MPKMKTNSGAKKRFALTGTGKIKRKHAFKSHILTKKTKKAKRNLTHTGLVASVDVNSVKLMLGMK, encoded by the coding sequence ATGCCTAAGATGAAGACTAATTCCGGTGCCAAAAAGAGGTTCGCCCTTACCGGAACAGGAAAGATCAAAAGAAAACACGCTTTTAAAAGTCATATTTTGACTAAGAAGACTAAAAAAGCTAAGAGAAACCTTACTCACACAGGCCTTGTTGCTTCTGTTGATGTAAACAGTGTTAAGCTAATGCTTGGCATGAAGTAA
- a CDS encoding tetratricopeptide repeat protein gives MKKAILFFILQICSLSLVAQINTDRVLAIGRNALYFEDYVLSIQYFNQVIKAKPWLAEPYFYRAVAKVNLDDYKGAEEDCTLCLQRNPFLVQAYYARGIARQSQEKYAEAITDYDKGLEFRPEDRQMLVNKAVANIQRKDYDEAEKTFDVLMKAHPKYSMNYLTRGAMYSEKGDTVKALADYNKAIEMDPYYAPAYGNRAILLYQTNNLKDALADLNEAIKLNTREGGYYINRGLVRYQMNDLRGAMADYDQVINMDKNNLIARFNRGLLRYQVGDNNRAIEDFDVVIQLEPDNYMAYYNRALLRFETGDYRGAIRDFDVVLGQYPNFTPGYFSRSDAKRKINDAVGADRDYWTAVEMENNAKKNQQTGGQSGTATASNSGTGQGNNSSSSGNKDENTREKSDKNISKFNRLVVYDKDEERRNKYQSDVRGRVQDRNVRVDLEPQFVLTYYEKIDPIKKIVYYDKMIEEFNARMVLSRKLRITNEEAALTEDQIAVHFASINDFSAKIEARPTSADAYFGRAVDYMLVQDFSEAIKDFNKVVELDPTYTMAYFNRAVVRYKQLVYDMSQASTTDDLSASMGSMNFNIGKNQSLSRTPADPSSASVKENKRAYEHEMITRDYDMVIRLNPGFVYAYFNRGNLRCVQRDFRAAIQDYNEAIKRDPDFAEAYFNRGLARLSLGDANQGIADLSKAGELGIINAYSIIKRMTSN, from the coding sequence ATGAAGAAGGCAATACTCTTTTTTATATTACAAATATGTTCACTTTCGCTGGTAGCACAGATCAATACGGACCGTGTACTGGCCATAGGACGTAATGCTTTGTATTTTGAGGACTATGTCCTGTCAATACAGTATTTCAATCAGGTAATCAAAGCAAAACCCTGGTTGGCGGAACCGTATTTTTACCGTGCAGTAGCAAAAGTGAACTTAGATGATTACAAGGGTGCCGAGGAAGACTGTACATTATGTCTTCAGCGGAACCCTTTTTTAGTGCAGGCTTATTATGCCCGCGGAATAGCTCGTCAGAGCCAGGAAAAATATGCAGAGGCCATAACTGACTATGATAAAGGTCTTGAGTTTAGACCCGAAGACCGGCAGATGCTCGTCAACAAAGCTGTTGCCAATATCCAGCGGAAAGATTATGACGAAGCGGAAAAGACATTTGATGTGCTGATGAAAGCACATCCTAAATACTCGATGAATTATCTGACACGTGGTGCTATGTACAGCGAGAAAGGAGATACCGTAAAAGCGCTTGCCGATTACAATAAGGCAATCGAGATGGATCCTTATTATGCTCCGGCTTACGGGAACCGCGCTATTTTGCTTTATCAGACAAACAACCTGAAAGATGCACTCGCCGATTTGAATGAGGCGATTAAATTAAATACCCGTGAAGGCGGATATTATATTAACCGTGGTCTGGTGCGTTATCAGATGAACGATCTTCGTGGAGCTATGGCTGATTATGACCAGGTTATCAATATGGATAAGAATAACCTGATTGCTCGTTTTAATCGTGGTTTGCTTCGCTATCAGGTAGGAGACAACAACCGGGCTATTGAAGATTTCGATGTAGTCATCCAGTTGGAGCCGGATAACTATATGGCTTATTACAACCGAGCTTTGCTCCGTTTTGAAACCGGTGATTACCGCGGTGCCATACGCGACTTCGATGTGGTGCTCGGACAGTATCCCAACTTTACCCCCGGATATTTCAGTCGCTCTGATGCCAAACGTAAGATCAATGATGCGGTAGGTGCCGACCGTGACTACTGGACTGCTGTCGAAATGGAAAATAACGCCAAGAAAAACCAGCAGACAGGAGGACAATCCGGAACAGCTACAGCTTCAAACAGTGGAACAGGGCAGGGGAATAATTCTTCCTCTTCGGGTAATAAAGACGAAAATACCCGTGAAAAATCGGATAAGAATATCAGCAAGTTTAATCGCCTGGTGGTATATGATAAAGATGAAGAACGGAGAAATAAATATCAGAGCGATGTTCGTGGACGTGTACAGGATCGTAATGTCCGTGTGGATCTCGAACCTCAGTTTGTCCTGACATATTACGAAAAAATTGATCCGATCAAAAAGATTGTCTATTATGATAAGATGATTGAAGAGTTCAATGCCCGTATGGTTCTGTCGCGTAAACTTCGGATCACCAATGAAGAAGCAGCTCTTACAGAAGATCAGATTGCTGTACATTTTGCATCGATCAATGATTTTTCTGCTAAAATAGAGGCCAGGCCTACCAGTGCGGATGCATATTTCGGCCGTGCTGTCGATTATATGCTGGTGCAGGACTTTTCCGAAGCAATCAAAGACTTCAATAAAGTAGTAGAACTTGATCCTACCTATACAATGGCTTATTTCAACCGTGCAGTAGTACGCTATAAGCAATTGGTTTACGATATGTCTCAGGCGTCGACAACAGATGACCTGTCTGCTTCCATGGGAAGTATGAACTTCAATATTGGTAAGAATCAGTCCTTGTCGAGAACACCGGCCGATCCTTCATCGGCAAGCGTGAAAGAGAACAAGAGAGCCTACGAGCATGAAATGATCACACGCGATTATGATATGGTTATCCGTTTAAATCCGGGCTTTGTTTATGCCTACTTCAACCGGGGAAACCTGCGTTGTGTACAGCGTGACTTCAGAGCCGCTATTCAGGACTATAACGAAGCAATCAAGCGCGACCCCGACTTTGCTGAAGCTTACTTCAACCGGGGACTGGCACGTTTATCTCTGGGCGATGCCAATCAGGGGATTGCCGACTTGAGCAAGGCTGGCGAACTCGGTATTATTAATGCTTATAGTATCATTAAGCGCATGACAAGTAACTAA
- a CDS encoding acyl-CoA carboxylase subunit beta — translation MTDLSKNIQALREKKAVVEMGGGEAAIEKQVAMGKLTARERILSLLDKNSFHEYDLFVKHDGRDFGMDKKDFPGDGVVTGTGTIFGAPVCIYAQDFTVAGGSLGLQHARKITKIMDHALKMKCPIIGINDSGGARIQEGVGALAGYGEIFYRNTIASGVIPQISLILGPCAGGAVYSPALTDFVFVVENISKMFITGPNVIKTVLGEDISMEDLGGARVHAETTGNAHFYALSEQECFDQVKRLVSFIPWNNADRAKTIEAKEPSAMLNIEQVVPADPKQPYDVRDVIKCIVDDSDFLEVQELWAANIVVGFGRMGGETVGFVANQPMVLAGVLDCDSADKAARFIRFCDSFNIPIITLEDMPGYLPGVDQEHAGVIRHGAKVLYAYSEATVPKITVILRKAYGGGYIAMNSRHLGADFMFAWPSAEIAVMGPEGAANIIFRKEIMEAEDQNAMRQEKVKEYIEKFANPYVAASKGFIDSVIEPKETRALLLHALKLSVLKEEYRPAKKHGIPPF, via the coding sequence ATGACAGATTTAAGTAAAAACATTCAGGCCCTCAGGGAGAAGAAAGCCGTCGTAGAGATGGGTGGAGGCGAAGCAGCTATCGAAAAGCAGGTTGCTATGGGTAAACTTACTGCCCGTGAACGTATTCTTTCCTTGCTGGACAAGAACTCTTTTCATGAGTACGATTTGTTTGTTAAGCATGATGGTCGCGATTTCGGGATGGACAAGAAAGACTTTCCGGGTGACGGTGTAGTTACAGGTACAGGTACTATCTTCGGTGCTCCGGTTTGTATCTATGCACAGGACTTTACGGTTGCCGGTGGTTCATTAGGCTTGCAGCATGCCCGTAAGATCACGAAGATCATGGACCATGCACTGAAAATGAAATGTCCGATTATCGGTATCAACGACTCGGGAGGTGCTCGTATTCAGGAAGGTGTTGGCGCTTTGGCCGGATATGGTGAAATATTCTATAGAAATACAATTGCATCAGGTGTTATTCCTCAGATCTCTTTGATCCTGGGTCCGTGTGCCGGTGGTGCTGTTTATTCTCCTGCATTGACAGACTTCGTGTTTGTAGTGGAAAACATATCTAAGATGTTTATCACCGGTCCGAATGTAATCAAAACTGTGTTAGGTGAAGATATCTCTATGGAAGACCTGGGTGGTGCCCGTGTTCATGCAGAAACAACAGGTAATGCTCACTTCTATGCCCTGAGTGAACAGGAATGTTTCGATCAGGTAAAACGTTTGGTAAGCTTTATCCCTTGGAATAATGCAGACCGTGCTAAAACGATAGAAGCTAAGGAACCGTCTGCAATGTTGAACATAGAACAGGTTGTTCCTGCTGATCCGAAGCAACCGTATGATGTTCGCGATGTTATTAAATGTATTGTCGATGATTCAGACTTCTTGGAAGTGCAGGAATTGTGGGCTGCCAATATCGTAGTCGGCTTCGGTCGTATGGGTGGCGAAACTGTCGGTTTCGTAGCTAACCAGCCGATGGTGCTGGCAGGTGTATTGGATTGCGACAGTGCAGACAAAGCAGCTCGTTTTATCCGCTTCTGCGACTCATTTAATATTCCTATCATCACATTGGAAGATATGCCGGGTTATCTGCCGGGCGTAGACCAGGAACATGCCGGTGTGATCCGTCACGGAGCTAAAGTATTGTATGCTTATTCTGAAGCAACTGTGCCTAAGATCACCGTTATCTTACGTAAAGCCTATGGTGGTGGTTATATTGCAATGAACTCTCGTCACCTGGGTGCCGACTTTATGTTTGCATGGCCGAGTGCAGAAATCGCTGTAATGGGACCGGAAGGTGCAGCAAACATTATCTTCCGTAAGGAGATCATGGAGGCTGAAGACCAGAATGCAATGCGTCAGGAAAAGGTAAAAGAGTATATTGAGAAGTTCGCTAATCCTTATGTGGCAGCTTCAAAAGGATTTATCGATTCTGTTATCGAACCGAAAGAAACACGTGCGTTGTTGCTTCACGCTTTGAAACTTTCTGTTTTGAAAGAGGAATACAGACCGGCTAAAAAGCACGGAATTCCTCCGTTCTAA
- the rplT gene encoding 50S ribosomal protein L20 — protein MPRSVNHVASRAKRKRILKLTRGYYGARKNVWTVAKNTWEKGLTYAFRDRRNKKRNFRALWIQRINAAARLEGMSYSRLMGALHAAGIEINRKVLADLAVNHPEAFKAIVAKVK, from the coding sequence ATGCCTAGATCAGTAAATCATGTTGCTTCAAGAGCAAAAAGAAAACGGATTTTAAAACTTACCAGAGGTTATTATGGTGCACGTAAGAATGTGTGGACCGTAGCTAAGAATACTTGGGAAAAAGGTTTGACTTATGCTTTCCGTGACCGTCGTAACAAGAAACGTAACTTCCGCGCATTGTGGATTCAGCGTATCAACGCAGCTGCACGTTTGGAAGGAATGTCTTACTCTCGTTTGATGGGAGCTTTACACGCTGCAGGTATTGAAATCAACCGTAAAGTGTTGGCCGACCTGGCTGTAAACCATCCGGAAGCTTTCAAAGCAATCGTTGCTAAAGTAAAGTAA
- a CDS encoding acetyl-CoA carboxylase biotin carboxyl carrier protein subunit → MENKENEYVDFVVTARKYKTLLTDKYKNRKMWHKPFVGDVISTLPGTIVKIHVEKGQQVEAGELLLIHQAMKMYNRIVAPVSGVIAELDVKEGDKITKDHLMVKIEPK, encoded by the coding sequence ATGGAAAATAAAGAAAATGAATATGTAGATTTTGTAGTTACTGCCCGTAAATACAAAACACTGCTAACAGACAAATATAAGAACCGTAAGATGTGGCATAAGCCCTTCGTTGGTGATGTGATTTCTACTCTTCCGGGTACAATTGTGAAGATTCATGTGGAAAAGGGACAACAGGTTGAAGCCGGTGAGTTACTTCTTATCCACCAAGCGATGAAAATGTACAATCGTATCGTTGCTCCGGTGTCCGGAGTGATCGCCGAATTGGATGTAAAAGAGGGAGATAAAATTACAAAAGATCATTTGATGGTAAAAATAGAGCCTAAGTAA